In Chitinibacter sp. SCUT-21, a single genomic region encodes these proteins:
- the rpsT gene encoding 30S ribosomal protein S20, with the protein MANSAQARKRARQATAAREHNGAQRSEFRTAVKKVLKAIAAGDKAAAATVYQQAVSTIDRIADKKIYHKNKAARHKSRLAAAIKAMA; encoded by the coding sequence ATGGCAAATTCAGCACAAGCACGCAAACGCGCTCGTCAAGCTACCGCAGCACGTGAACACAATGGCGCTCAGCGTTCAGAGTTCCGCACTGCAGTTAAAAAGGTACTGAAAGCGATCGCTGCTGGCGATAAAGCTGCTGCAGCTACTGTTTACCAGCAAGCGGTTAGCACGATCGACCGTATCGCTGACAAAAAGATTTACCACAAAAACAAAGCTGCTCGTCATAAGAGCCGCCTGGCTGCTGCTATCAAAGCAATGGCTTAA
- a CDS encoding GGDEF domain-containing protein, giving the protein MPPSSRIEHLYEQVLHIIQQATLFPLFQPIAAFKTGEVFGFEGLIRGPAGELHQPMALFQAAERCGLLTEMDIACRKVIISAFVQSQLPGKLFLNVCPSSFTQANFRPRATLDYLNRVGLRPQRIVIELTETQAISDYALLADAIRHYREMGFQIALDDLGEGFSGLRLWSELRPDIVKIDKYFIRGIHLDPQKRQFVRSLQQIAVNTHTQVIAEGIEESAELDMVRSLGIQFGQGYLLGHAAPHPKTNINLPPLETEYHSLHSNGSAMSLLRDVTPMSVHDSHDAVWRRFQAHAELQAIPILDQDKPVGLIRRHAFLELLARPFSRELFGTRKCSLHMNTQPLIVEQSTSLTELARLMTACEHRQLDEGFIITEQGRYLGMGTGRDFIRTMTELQLNAARHANPLTGLPGNVPIQETMSQLLAQQENFTVVYADLDHFKPYNDVYGYARGDELLKCVGQLLLNHFDPAVDFVGHVGGDDFILLLRSDNWQQRCEALLQDFSNQLRQYFSHDDINRGSYVAPNRQGEIQQHPLVSLSLGAARIIARWYESHHEVASIASSAKSMAKRKAGNALFIDRRINGYNESRI; this is encoded by the coding sequence TGCCTCCCTCTAGCCGTATCGAGCACTTGTATGAACAAGTGCTCCATATTATCCAGCAAGCAACGCTCTTCCCTTTATTTCAGCCCATTGCGGCATTTAAAACGGGCGAGGTTTTTGGTTTTGAGGGATTAATTCGCGGCCCAGCAGGTGAATTGCATCAGCCGATGGCGCTCTTTCAGGCCGCAGAACGCTGTGGCCTACTGACCGAAATGGATATTGCGTGTCGCAAAGTGATTATTTCGGCATTTGTCCAAAGCCAATTACCCGGCAAACTTTTTTTAAATGTGTGCCCCAGCAGTTTTACCCAAGCCAATTTTCGTCCCCGTGCAACACTCGACTACCTTAACCGGGTAGGACTACGCCCGCAGCGGATTGTGATTGAGTTGACCGAAACTCAGGCGATTAGCGATTATGCGCTGCTCGCTGATGCCATTCGCCACTATCGTGAAATGGGATTCCAAATTGCCTTGGATGATTTAGGTGAAGGTTTTTCCGGTTTACGTTTGTGGTCGGAGCTGCGGCCTGACATTGTTAAAATTGATAAATACTTTATTCGCGGTATTCATTTAGACCCACAAAAACGGCAATTTGTGCGTTCATTGCAGCAAATTGCCGTAAATACGCATACCCAAGTCATCGCAGAAGGCATTGAAGAAAGTGCCGAACTCGATATGGTGCGCAGCCTAGGCATTCAATTTGGCCAAGGGTATTTGCTAGGCCATGCCGCACCACATCCCAAGACCAATATCAATTTGCCCCCATTGGAAACTGAGTATCACTCTTTACATAGCAATGGCTCGGCAATGTCTTTATTGCGTGATGTCACGCCGATGTCGGTTCATGACTCGCACGATGCGGTGTGGCGCCGTTTTCAAGCTCACGCCGAATTACAAGCTATTCCAATCCTCGATCAAGATAAACCGGTTGGACTGATTCGGCGCCACGCCTTTCTAGAATTACTGGCTCGTCCATTTAGTCGAGAATTATTTGGCACCCGCAAGTGTAGTTTGCATATGAATACCCAGCCATTAATCGTCGAACAATCGACTAGTCTTACTGAATTGGCACGCTTAATGACTGCGTGTGAGCACCGACAACTCGACGAGGGTTTTATCATTACCGAGCAAGGCCGCTATTTGGGCATGGGTACGGGGCGGGACTTTATTCGCACCATGACCGAACTACAACTCAATGCGGCCCGTCACGCCAATCCATTAACGGGCTTGCCGGGCAATGTGCCGATCCAAGAAACCATGAGCCAGCTATTGGCGCAGCAAGAAAACTTCACGGTGGTGTATGCCGATCTTGACCACTTCAAACCCTATAACGATGTGTATGGCTATGCGCGGGGCGATGAATTATTAAAATGCGTTGGGCAATTGCTGCTCAATCATTTTGACCCTGCGGTTGATTTTGTCGGACACGTAGGTGGCGATGATTTCATCTTGTTACTGCGCAGCGATAATTGGCAGCAGCGCTGTGAAGCCTTGTTGCAAGATTTTTCCAATCAACTGCGGCAATATTTTAGCCACGACGACATAAATCGAGGCAGCTATGTCGCCCCCAACCGACAAGGTGAAATTCAGCAACACCCACTCGTATCCTTATCATTGGGTGCGGCACGCATTATTGCGCGTTGGTATGAATCGCATCATGAAGTCGCCAGCATTGCCAGCTCGGCGAAAAGTATGGCGAAGCGCAAGGCGGGCAATGCTTTGTTTATTGATCGACGCATCAATGGCTACAACGAAAGTAGAATCTAG
- a CDS encoding diguanylate cyclase, translating into MNDSTELLNRPKILVVDDSRIVRATIKKHLSEFYDLLEEADGEAGWRRLIGDDSISLVLSDLTMPELDGLGLLARIRASGEPRLNYLPVIIISGEEDEETKLRCVECGANDFVTKSTDRTEMLARVKANLDLAETRRELAESRSVQIQTSTTDAITGVGSSHLLNLQLEQALAFALRHNSEVTVMLLEINHGQTLQDKLGERVHGQLLGLLAKLLEAKLRKEDTLARLNDSMFAVVSPATPLIEARVVAERLRQTVANARVNFRNEQLRVTASIAVGNSWHDDVHSAERMMAILQDRLYADPMNNHVFMTDPDTVQTPTPLISEALVMLHKGNVDELRPHLAALLRNLKPLLQLANDEMNLDWDLKQID; encoded by the coding sequence ATGAATGACAGCACCGAATTGCTAAATCGCCCGAAAATTCTGGTGGTTGATGATTCTCGTATTGTCCGCGCGACAATTAAAAAGCATTTATCTGAGTTCTATGATTTGCTTGAAGAGGCCGATGGTGAGGCTGGCTGGCGCCGTTTGATTGGCGATGACTCGATTAGCTTGGTGTTGTCGGATTTAACCATGCCCGAACTTGACGGGCTTGGCTTATTGGCGCGCATTCGTGCCTCGGGTGAGCCTCGCCTTAATTATTTGCCGGTGATTATTATTTCTGGTGAAGAAGATGAGGAGACCAAATTGCGCTGTGTCGAATGCGGTGCGAACGATTTTGTCACTAAATCAACCGATCGCACTGAAATGTTAGCGCGGGTGAAAGCTAATTTAGATCTAGCCGAAACGCGGCGCGAACTTGCCGAATCGCGCTCGGTGCAAATCCAAACCAGCACTACGGATGCGATCACAGGGGTTGGTAGCTCGCATTTATTGAACTTGCAGCTAGAGCAGGCATTAGCATTTGCTTTGCGCCACAATAGCGAAGTCACAGTGATGCTGCTTGAAATTAATCACGGGCAAACGCTGCAAGATAAGCTGGGTGAGCGCGTGCATGGCCAATTATTAGGTCTGCTGGCGAAATTACTCGAAGCCAAGCTGCGTAAAGAAGACACCTTAGCGCGCTTAAATGATTCGATGTTCGCCGTAGTATCTCCTGCCACCCCGCTGATTGAGGCTCGCGTGGTTGCCGAGCGCTTGCGCCAAACGGTAGCGAATGCGCGGGTTAATTTCCGCAATGAGCAATTGCGGGTTACGGCATCCATCGCGGTGGGTAATTCTTGGCATGACGACGTGCACTCAGCCGAGCGCATGATGGCTATTTTGCAGGATAGGCTGTATGCCGATCCGATGAATAATCATGTGTTCATGACCGACCCAGATACGGTGCAAACACCAACGCCGTTAATTTCGGAAGCCTTAGTGATGCTACACAAGGGCAATGTGGATGAGTTGCGTCCGCACTTGGCCGCCTTGCTGCGCAATTTAAAACCACTCTTGCAATTGGCCAATGACGAAATGAATTTGGATTGGGATTTAAAGCAAATTGATTAG